A single Kribbella aluminosa DNA region contains:
- a CDS encoding TIGR00730 family Rossman fold protein, whose amino-acid sequence MRRKQVQQSTSEQRLLDSRGPSDWVHTDPWRVLRIQSEFIEGFGMLAELGSAISVFGSARTKPNDAMYVAAEQFGRKLVEAGYAVITGGGPGVMEAANKGASEAGGVSVGLGIELPFENGMNEWVDIGMNFRYFFTRKTMFVKYAQGFVVMPGGFGTLDELFEALTLAQTRKVTSFPVVLFGTSYWGGLVDWLRTTMLEDGKISAADLDMFVVTDDVDEAISYIVKAGELADAAADEAAETAAAQVDGSSRSHPLGSDGS is encoded by the coding sequence ATGCGGCGCAAGCAGGTGCAGCAGTCCACGTCCGAGCAGCGGCTGCTGGACAGTCGCGGCCCGTCGGACTGGGTGCACACCGACCCGTGGCGGGTGCTGCGCATCCAGTCGGAGTTCATCGAGGGATTCGGGATGCTGGCCGAGCTCGGGTCCGCGATCAGCGTGTTCGGGTCGGCGCGGACGAAGCCGAACGACGCGATGTACGTCGCCGCGGAGCAGTTCGGGCGGAAGCTGGTCGAGGCCGGGTACGCCGTGATCACCGGCGGCGGGCCGGGCGTGATGGAGGCCGCGAACAAGGGCGCGTCCGAGGCCGGCGGGGTGTCGGTCGGGCTCGGGATCGAGCTGCCCTTCGAGAACGGCATGAACGAGTGGGTCGACATCGGGATGAACTTCCGGTACTTCTTCACCCGGAAGACGATGTTCGTGAAGTACGCGCAGGGGTTCGTGGTGATGCCGGGCGGGTTCGGCACGCTGGACGAGCTGTTCGAGGCGCTCACGCTGGCGCAGACGCGGAAGGTCACGTCGTTCCCGGTCGTGCTCTTCGGTACGTCGTACTGGGGCGGCCTGGTCGACTGGCTCCGTACGACGATGCTCGAGGACGGCAAGATCTCCGCGGCCGACCTGGACATGTTCGTGGTCACCGACGACGTGGACGAGGCGATCAGCTACATCGTCAAGGCCGGCGAACTGGCCGACGCCGCCGCCGACGAAGCCGCCGAGACCGCCGCGGCCCAGGTCGACGGCAGCTCGCGCTCCCACCCACTCGGCTCCGACGGGAGCTGA
- a CDS encoding DivIVA domain-containing protein, with product MWFFGLIVVLLIGAVAVVASGRWGAMSTAYDDRPDMSVPARQALTSTDIESARFAVGVHGYRMDEVDTLLERVAKEVAERDRRIADLERAVAPIVDSPEGHGFTSNPYSTPEFDDTGTHQPILVGGTFPNPATTPETTQAAAPSPEAPTTEPGAVDPMGERTEPGALAEQTGAAVAAGGAAGAANAGRSEGAAPGGTNAGRAGTPDAAAGAGTAAGSGMAAAGAAAGAALVGGTAGTTDARRAAGTTDVEGAAGTTDAAGAAGTTDAAGAAGTTDAAGAAGTTDAVAGADDDEPETRELPRASQAAADEYERLQAEARAVLEAQSQPVTPRRAPAPHEPASTQPPHEAPPTQPPEDALSQAPQDEQPQASYQSSQAPYQPSPDSFQQSSQGVSPVEAVPLTPAQQYDQLKLNQPAPVRLQQPTAPPATDEQTHTEPAPASPAPAAPAEQSAAAEQAAPAEQSAGAEQPTRVEWQQASAASADQPSRSEWQRAPAGSGEQPSDVEWQQASAASADQPSRSEWQRAPAGSGEQPSDVEWQRVPDASGERPSRGDWRQASSELTASSEQQAGAGQADGLGGRAAADGDVGTASAVHWTAQPAVQPEQPNDRHQPQPETQPQQEPQHQREPQQKYQQEPQHQYEQEPQHQQELQHQYQQHPQEPEYPQEPQHQEHQQVARQPYDGGQRDGNLGQGQDGWQQRGGPARSEGAQQASVERPGRAEPASGPQSADEARSVNGPESASGPELGDGLGSAGGGVGDESGNGAVDGEASGAEGWRFWPPAGQEGEGAYQRPS from the coding sequence ATGTGGTTCTTCGGGCTGATCGTGGTGCTGTTGATCGGGGCTGTCGCGGTGGTGGCCTCGGGTCGTTGGGGTGCCATGAGCACGGCGTACGACGACCGTCCCGACATGTCGGTGCCGGCCCGGCAGGCGCTGACCTCGACCGACATCGAGTCGGCCCGGTTCGCGGTCGGCGTGCACGGATACCGGATGGACGAGGTCGACACCCTGCTCGAACGCGTCGCGAAGGAGGTCGCCGAACGCGACCGCCGCATCGCCGACCTCGAACGCGCCGTCGCCCCCATCGTCGACTCCCCCGAGGGCCACGGCTTCACCTCGAACCCGTACAGCACCCCCGAATTCGACGACACCGGCACCCACCAGCCCATCCTCGTCGGCGGCACGTTCCCGAACCCCGCCACCACACCCGAAACCACCCAAGCCGCAGCCCCCAGCCCCGAAGCCCCCACCACCGAACCCGGTGCCGTCGACCCGATGGGCGAGCGGACAGAGCCCGGCGCCCTCGCCGAACAGACGGGTGCAGCAGTCGCCGCTGGTGGAGCCGCCGGCGCGGCGAACGCTGGCAGGTCGGAGGGCGCTGCGCCCGGTGGGACGAATGCTGGCAGGGCGGGTACGCCGGATGCTGCAGCCGGCGCTGGCACCGCAGCAGGCTCCGGAATGGCAGCTGCTGGGGCGGCGGCTGGCGCAGCGCTTGTCGGAGGAACCGCTGGTACGACGGACGCCCGGAGAGCTGCTGGTACGACGGATGTCGAGGGAGCGGCTGGTACGACGGATGCCGCAGGAGCGGCTGGTACGACGGATGCCGCAGGAGCGGCTGGTACGACGGATGCCGCAGGAGCGGCTGGTACGACGGATGCCGTCGCCGGGGCGGATGACGACGAGCCGGAGACACGTGAGCTCCCCCGGGCGAGCCAGGCCGCCGCGGACGAGTACGAACGCCTGCAGGCCGAAGCACGCGCCGTACTGGAAGCCCAGTCGCAGCCAGTAACCCCCCGCCGCGCCCCGGCCCCCCACGAGCCGGCCAGCACGCAGCCGCCGCACGAAGCGCCTCCCACGCAGCCGCCTGAAGACGCGCTGTCGCAGGCGCCACAAGATGAGCAGCCGCAGGCTTCCTACCAATCGTCCCAGGCTCCTTACCAGCCTTCCCCGGACTCCTTCCAGCAGTCCAGCCAGGGCGTGTCGCCCGTGGAGGCGGTGCCGCTCACCCCCGCGCAGCAGTACGACCAGTTGAAGCTCAACCAGCCGGCGCCCGTACGGCTGCAGCAGCCGACAGCACCACCTGCGACCGACGAGCAAACCCACACCGAGCCCGCGCCGGCATCCCCAGCACCCGCGGCTCCCGCGGAGCAGTCAGCTGCCGCGGAGCAGGCAGCACCCGCGGAGCAGTCCGCGGGAGCTGAGCAGCCGACCCGGGTGGAGTGGCAGCAGGCATCGGCCGCGTCAGCTGACCAGCCGTCCCGCTCGGAGTGGCAGCGGGCGCCGGCCGGGTCGGGTGAGCAGCCGTCCGACGTGGAGTGGCAGCAGGCATCGGCCGCGTCAGCTGACCAGCCGTCCCGCTCGGAGTGGCAGCGGGCGCCGGCCGGGTCGGGTGAGCAGCCGTCCGACGTGGAGTGGCAGCGGGTGCCGGACGCGTCAGGTGAGCGACCATCCCGCGGGGATTGGCGGCAGGCGTCGAGCGAGCTGACTGCGTCGAGCGAGCAGCAGGCGGGTGCTGGCCAGGCGGACGGGCTTGGTGGGCGGGCTGCTGCTGATGGAGACGTGGGTACGGCGTCCGCGGTGCACTGGACGGCGCAGCCGGCAGTACAACCGGAGCAGCCAAACGATCGACACCAGCCCCAGCCGGAGACCCAGCCACAGCAGGAGCCGCAGCACCAGCGGGAGCCGCAGCAGAAGTACCAGCAGGAGCCGCAGCACCAGTACGAGCAGGAGCCTCAGCACCAGCAGGAGCTGCAGCACCAGTACCAGCAGCACCCGCAGGAGCCCGAGTACCCGCAGGAGCCGCAGCACCAGGAGCACCAACAGGTGGCGCGGCAGCCGTACGACGGTGGTCAGCGGGACGGGAACCTCGGGCAGGGGCAGGACGGTTGGCAGCAGCGCGGTGGCCCTGCGCGCAGTGAGGGTGCGCAGCAGGCAAGTGTTGAGAGGCCGGGCCGGGCGGAGCCAGCTAGCGGACCGCAGTCGGCTGACGAGGCGCGGTCGGTTAACGGGCCGGAGTCGGCTAGCGGGCCGGAGTTGGGTGACGGGTTGGGCTCGGCGGGCGGCGGGGTGGGGGACGAGTCTGGGAACGGGGCGGTTGATGGTGAGGCGAGTGGTGCGGAGGGGTGGCGGTTTTGGCCGCCGGCGGGGCAGGAGGGGGAAGGGGCCTATCAGCGGCCTAGCTGA
- a CDS encoding SRPBCC family protein: MAPEDAWAVVMDWERQSRWMLFTRVWATGNAGSGVGGGVAARTSVGGIGFTDDMVITHWDPPRDCTVKHLGKVVRGTGTFTIEPRAYCGAGPDDLYGSAFIWSEDVVPPFGRLGVFAWPIVRPVFEAMMRISLRRLVKEIQ, from the coding sequence TTGGCGCCTGAGGATGCGTGGGCGGTGGTGATGGACTGGGAGCGGCAGTCGCGGTGGATGTTGTTCACGCGGGTGTGGGCGACCGGGAACGCTGGCTCCGGCGTCGGCGGGGGAGTTGCGGCGCGTACTTCTGTCGGTGGCATCGGGTTCACTGACGACATGGTCATCACCCACTGGGATCCGCCGCGCGACTGCACGGTGAAACACCTCGGCAAGGTCGTCCGCGGCACTGGTACGTTCACGATCGAGCCGAGGGCGTACTGCGGTGCGGGGCCGGACGACTTGTACGGCAGCGCGTTCATTTGGTCCGAGGACGTCGTGCCGCCGTTCGGACGGCTCGGTGTGTTCGCCTGGCCGATCGTCCGGCCGGTGTTCGAAGCCATGATGCGGATCTCGCTCCGCCGGCTCGTGAAGGAGATCCAGTGA
- a CDS encoding DNA-3-methyladenine glycosylase I, with translation MTVTGPDGQQRCGWATSAPEYVEYHDTEWGKEIRNDVGLFERMTLEGFQSGLSWITILRKRENFRTAFAHFDPETIAKYGDADFDRLMADPGIVRNRLKINATISNARALLDLADGEFTELLWSFRPAKQKIPKTLADVPATTPESIALSKALKKHGFVFVGPTTAYALMQATGIVNDHLKTCIAR, from the coding sequence GTGACGGTGACGGGCCCGGACGGGCAGCAGCGGTGTGGTTGGGCGACGTCGGCTCCGGAGTACGTCGAGTATCACGACACCGAGTGGGGCAAGGAGATCCGGAACGACGTCGGGCTGTTCGAGCGGATGACGCTCGAAGGGTTCCAGTCGGGCCTGTCCTGGATCACGATCCTGCGCAAACGGGAGAACTTCCGGACCGCGTTCGCGCACTTCGACCCGGAGACGATCGCGAAGTACGGCGACGCCGACTTCGACCGGCTGATGGCCGACCCGGGGATCGTCCGGAACCGGTTGAAGATCAACGCGACGATCTCGAACGCCCGCGCGCTGCTGGACCTGGCCGACGGCGAGTTCACCGAGCTGCTCTGGTCGTTCCGGCCCGCGAAGCAGAAGATCCCGAAGACCCTCGCCGACGTACCGGCCACCACGCCGGAGTCGATCGCCCTGTCGAAGGCGTTGAAGAAGCACGGATTCGTGTTCGTCGGACCCACCACGGCGTACGCGTTGATGCAGGCTACAGGCATCGTGAACGACCACCTGAAGACCTGCATCGCACGCTGA
- a CDS encoding SBBP repeat-containing protein, whose protein sequence is MFGAGIVLSPAVYFPLPPSDSSTRDFGAFGKGKDPFVEATYLKLNWPAALKSFAASGQQSHVFIAVGDDEYKNPKPIDATHDLDFEAHVVFNQASRVPNLTSEFRVVDGGHDWDVWGPTFAEGAKYIFQYLGKPPATPMQAEITDTGGDDRAGGIATDASGNVYQAVSGTDVSLVKYAADGSRAWTRSLGSSGTDRAYGVAVDANGRVVVTGYTNGDLDGAHPGNSTDDAFVAQYDGDGNRRWLTQFGVPGVADRSYSVAIDGTDVYVGGYTKGALGGANQGDKDVFVARYDGDGKQVWLRQNGSAGEDKGMAVAVSDGSVYVGGMTGGSFGTSAGGVDGFLARYSTAGDAVWTKQFGTSESDEVWGLAADPAGGVYLTGYTAGDFARTSIGDKDIVVARADADGVLTWRDQFGTSGNDKGAAIAVDAGGSVYVGGFTDGALETPLGKFDGVLAKYSPDHTPTWTRQFGTANDDAADAYAEANLYLTTTADGTQLSGLTGTDVFRTSFTSDGINRHP, encoded by the coding sequence GTGTTCGGTGCCGGCATCGTGCTCAGCCCGGCGGTGTACTTCCCGTTGCCGCCGAGCGATTCCAGCACCCGCGATTTCGGTGCCTTCGGCAAGGGTAAGGATCCGTTCGTCGAGGCGACGTACCTGAAGCTGAACTGGCCGGCGGCGCTGAAGTCGTTCGCGGCGAGCGGACAGCAGTCGCACGTGTTCATCGCGGTCGGCGACGACGAGTACAAGAACCCGAAGCCGATCGACGCCACCCACGACCTCGACTTCGAGGCACACGTGGTGTTCAACCAGGCGTCCCGGGTGCCGAACCTGACGTCGGAGTTCCGCGTCGTCGACGGCGGGCACGACTGGGACGTCTGGGGGCCGACGTTCGCCGAAGGCGCGAAGTACATCTTCCAGTACCTCGGGAAGCCGCCGGCCACGCCGATGCAGGCCGAGATCACCGACACCGGCGGCGACGACCGCGCGGGCGGGATCGCGACCGATGCCTCGGGCAACGTTTACCAGGCGGTTTCCGGGACGGACGTGTCGCTGGTCAAGTACGCCGCGGACGGGTCGAGGGCCTGGACGCGGTCGCTCGGGTCGAGCGGGACCGACCGCGCGTACGGCGTTGCGGTGGACGCGAACGGGCGGGTCGTGGTGACCGGGTACACGAACGGCGACCTGGACGGGGCGCATCCGGGGAACTCCACCGACGATGCGTTCGTGGCGCAGTACGACGGTGACGGGAATCGGCGCTGGCTGACGCAGTTCGGCGTACCGGGGGTGGCGGATCGCAGCTATTCGGTGGCCATCGACGGGACGGATGTGTACGTCGGTGGTTATACGAAGGGCGCGCTGGGCGGTGCGAACCAGGGCGACAAGGACGTGTTCGTCGCGCGGTACGACGGCGACGGGAAGCAGGTGTGGCTGCGGCAGAACGGCAGCGCGGGCGAGGACAAGGGGATGGCTGTCGCCGTGTCCGATGGTTCGGTGTACGTCGGCGGGATGACGGGCGGCTCGTTCGGTACGTCGGCCGGTGGCGTCGACGGGTTCCTTGCGAGGTACTCGACCGCAGGTGATGCGGTGTGGACCAAGCAGTTCGGTACGTCGGAGTCCGACGAGGTGTGGGGGCTCGCGGCGGATCCTGCTGGTGGGGTGTATCTGACCGGGTACACGGCCGGCGACTTCGCGCGGACGTCGATCGGCGACAAGGACATCGTGGTCGCCCGCGCGGACGCGGACGGCGTACTGACCTGGCGCGACCAGTTCGGGACGAGCGGCAACGACAAGGGCGCCGCGATCGCTGTGGACGCAGGCGGTTCGGTGTACGTCGGCGGGTTCACGGACGGCGCGCTGGAGACGCCACTCGGGAAGTTCGACGGCGTGCTGGCGAAGTACTCGCCGGATCACACGCCGACCTGGACGCGACAGTTCGGTACTGCGAACGACGACGCCGCGGACGCCTACGCGGAAGCCAACCTGTACCTCACCACGACCGCGGACGGCACCCAACTGAGCGGGCTGACCGGAACAGATGTGTTCCGGACCAGCTTCACTTCGGACGGGATCAACAGGCACCCGTAG
- a CDS encoding alpha/beta hydrolase, which yields MRKLLLPVLTAATLVGSLVVPGSGAAPPAPPGPPGVIKSAAVRSATLGEDINYNVYLPAGYDESTRRYPVIYLLHGRGDSMSAWTQVKSRLDELIGSGEIPPAIAIMPDAPWSSRASWYVDSAYKGADPGRPVETAFFKDLVPQVDATYRTIADRTGRAIAGYSMGGGRRAAVHAGAPGRVRCRHRAQPGGVLPVAAERFQHPRFRCLRQG from the coding sequence GTGAGGAAACTGCTGCTGCCTGTCCTGACCGCTGCCACGCTGGTCGGGAGTCTCGTCGTCCCTGGATCCGGTGCCGCGCCGCCTGCGCCGCCCGGGCCGCCCGGAGTCATCAAGTCCGCCGCCGTTCGCTCCGCGACGCTCGGTGAGGACATCAACTACAACGTCTACCTGCCGGCCGGGTACGACGAGTCCACCCGCCGGTACCCGGTGATCTACCTGCTGCACGGCCGCGGCGACTCGATGAGCGCGTGGACGCAGGTGAAGAGCCGCCTGGACGAGCTGATCGGCAGCGGCGAGATCCCGCCCGCGATCGCGATCATGCCGGACGCGCCGTGGAGCAGCCGGGCGAGCTGGTACGTCGACTCGGCGTACAAGGGCGCCGACCCCGGCCGGCCCGTCGAGACCGCGTTCTTCAAGGACCTGGTGCCGCAGGTCGATGCGACGTACCGGACGATCGCCGACCGCACCGGCCGCGCGATCGCCGGATACTCGATGGGCGGGGGCCGGCGCGCTGCGGTACACGCTGGCGCACCCGGACGTGTTCGGTGCCGGCATCGTGCTCAGCCCGGCGGTGTACTTCCCGTTGCCGCCGAGCGATTCCAGCACCCGCGATTTCGGTGCCTTCGGCAAGGGTAA
- a CDS encoding enoyl-CoA hydratase/isomerase family protein: MSDSVTYAVAEGVATITLNRPDAMNSLDTPTKVLLRDTIQAAADDPAVRVVVLTGTGRAFCVGQDLKEHIGLLQANDQAALWSTVPDHYAPIALALAEMPKPVIAAVNGVAAGAGASMAFACDFRVVADTAGFNLAFTGIALSCDTGISWTLPRLIGHAKALELLYFPRTVPAAEALGLGLATSVVPAADLESTVAELAGKLAAGPTVAYGAVRQSLGHSASHTLAESLAFEAGKMQETGATEDHHNAVASFVAKQKPTFNGR, encoded by the coding sequence ATGAGTGATTCCGTCACGTACGCCGTAGCGGAAGGTGTCGCGACCATCACCCTGAACCGGCCGGACGCGATGAACTCGCTCGACACGCCGACCAAGGTGCTGCTCCGCGACACGATCCAGGCCGCCGCGGACGACCCGGCCGTGCGGGTCGTCGTGCTGACCGGGACCGGGCGGGCGTTCTGCGTCGGGCAGGACCTGAAGGAGCACATCGGACTGCTACAGGCGAACGACCAGGCCGCACTATGGAGCACGGTGCCGGACCACTACGCGCCGATCGCGCTGGCGCTCGCCGAGATGCCGAAGCCGGTGATCGCCGCGGTGAACGGGGTGGCCGCCGGGGCCGGCGCGTCGATGGCGTTCGCGTGCGACTTCCGGGTGGTCGCGGACACGGCCGGCTTCAACCTCGCGTTCACCGGCATCGCGCTGTCCTGCGACACCGGCATCTCCTGGACACTCCCCCGGCTGATCGGCCACGCGAAGGCGCTCGAACTCCTCTACTTCCCGCGCACCGTCCCCGCCGCCGAGGCACTCGGCCTCGGCCTGGCGACCTCCGTCGTACCTGCCGCCGACCTGGAGAGCACGGTCGCCGAGCTGGCCGGGAAGCTCGCGGCCGGCCCGACGGTGGCGTACGGCGCCGTACGCCAGTCCCTCGGCCACTCCGCGAGCCACACGCTGGCGGAGTCCCTCGCCTTCGAGGCGGGCAAGATGCAGGAGACCGGCGCCACCGAAGACCACCACAACGCCGTCGCCTCCTTCGTCGCGAAGCAGAAGCCGACCTTCAACGGGCGGTAG
- a CDS encoding PaaX family transcriptional regulator: MHARSALFDLYGDHLRARGAQAPVAALVRLLAPLGVHPPAVRTAVSRMVRQGWLEPVRIEGQPGYGLTSRARRRLDDAAARIYRTAPDGTPVVTGSEGPGDWDRHWHLGILREVPNARRRDQLASQLSFLGWAPLSDGAWVGLRNDIEVDQILDMEGIAADRFRAPVDAGAVEFARRVWKLDELGASYDSWLIEAKALVDGGGADAGDEQAFAVRSELVHEWRKFLFRDPGLPDELLPAGWAGTKAAAFFDFHADRLGPAAGRFVDDCLTQH; encoded by the coding sequence GTGCACGCCCGTTCAGCCCTTTTCGACCTGTACGGCGACCACCTGCGCGCGCGAGGTGCGCAGGCCCCGGTCGCGGCTCTCGTCCGGCTGCTCGCGCCGCTGGGCGTGCATCCACCGGCCGTCCGGACCGCCGTGTCGCGGATGGTCCGGCAGGGCTGGCTGGAGCCGGTCCGGATCGAAGGACAACCCGGATACGGGCTGACCTCCCGGGCGCGTCGCCGGCTCGACGACGCCGCCGCGCGGATCTACCGGACCGCGCCGGACGGCACGCCGGTGGTGACCGGCTCCGAGGGGCCGGGCGACTGGGACCGGCACTGGCACCTGGGCATCCTCCGCGAGGTGCCGAACGCCCGGCGCCGCGACCAGCTGGCGAGCCAACTCTCCTTCCTGGGTTGGGCTCCGCTGTCCGACGGCGCCTGGGTGGGGCTGCGCAACGACATCGAAGTGGACCAGATCCTCGACATGGAGGGCATCGCCGCGGACCGGTTCCGGGCCCCGGTCGACGCCGGCGCGGTCGAGTTCGCCCGCCGGGTCTGGAAGCTCGACGAGCTCGGCGCGTCGTACGACAGCTGGCTGATCGAGGCGAAGGCGCTGGTCGACGGCGGCGGCGCGGACGCGGGCGACGAGCAGGCGTTCGCGGTCCGGTCCGAGCTGGTGCACGAATGGCGGAAGTTCCTGTTCCGGGATCCGGGGCTGCCGGACGAGCTGCTGCCGGCCGGCTGGGCCGGGACGAAGGCGGCCGCGTTCTTCGATTTCCACGCCGACCGATTAGGCCCCGCGGCCGGGCGTTTCGTCGACGACTGCCTGACGCAGCACTGA
- a CDS encoding DUF3117 domain-containing protein translates to MAAMKPRTGDGPLEVTKEGRGIVMRVPLEGGGRLVVELNADEATELGNALKAVVG, encoded by the coding sequence ATGGCGGCGATGAAGCCGCGGACGGGCGATGGTCCGCTCGAGGTCACCAAGGAGGGCCGCGGGATCGTGATGCGGGTTCCGCTCGAGGGCGGCGGACGGCTCGTCGTCGAGCTGAACGCCGACGAGGCGACCGAGCTCGGCAACGCACTGAAGGCCGTCGTCGGCTGA
- a CDS encoding leucyl aminopeptidase family protein — translation MHGSSTWVVVVGDELPAAAKEAGERLGIDLDRLLEVQRDTGFTPSAGSTAAYPLLTGDVTEILLVGAGDGSAKDLRHAGAAIARFGRGKDELTTVVAEGIDDAALQAFAEGVVLGSFSYTQKTVDPGKPAVGTVTLTDGSAAARQDVLDRGIVIGRTGWLARQLAVTPSNEKDPSWLAARATEIAAATGLVATVWDEKKLAADGFGGILAVGQGSTRPPRFIRLDYAPAGSGKDTPYVVLVGKGITYDTGGLSLKPREGMVSMKRDMTGGGSVIATMSALRDLGANVRVTGLVCAAENMPSGTAYRPDDVIRHFGGRTTEVKNTDAEGRLVLADGLAYAVQELKPDVLVDIATLTGAIKVSLGAMLYGGLFATDDALADNLADAGRVSGEELWRMPLPAEYEELIATPVADSVNSSKGPGSITAALFLKAFAGDVPWAHLDLSSIAESPRDRFEYSTGATGAGARLLGTWLASDAPTSGIS, via the coding sequence GTGCACGGGTCGTCGACGTGGGTGGTCGTCGTCGGCGACGAGTTGCCGGCCGCCGCCAAGGAGGCGGGGGAGCGGCTCGGGATCGACCTCGACCGGCTGCTCGAGGTGCAGCGGGATACCGGCTTCACGCCGTCCGCCGGCAGTACGGCGGCGTACCCGCTGCTGACCGGAGACGTGACCGAGATCCTGCTGGTCGGGGCCGGCGACGGCAGCGCGAAGGACCTGCGACACGCCGGGGCGGCGATCGCCCGGTTCGGTCGCGGCAAGGACGAGCTCACCACCGTCGTTGCCGAGGGCATCGACGACGCGGCGCTCCAGGCGTTCGCGGAGGGCGTGGTGCTCGGCTCGTTCTCGTACACCCAGAAGACCGTCGACCCGGGCAAGCCCGCGGTCGGTACGGTGACGCTGACCGACGGGTCGGCCGCGGCACGGCAGGACGTGCTGGACCGCGGCATCGTGATCGGGCGCACCGGCTGGCTGGCGCGGCAGCTCGCGGTCACCCCCTCGAACGAGAAGGACCCGTCCTGGCTGGCCGCGCGGGCGACCGAGATCGCGGCGGCGACCGGGCTGGTGGCGACGGTCTGGGACGAGAAGAAGCTCGCCGCCGACGGCTTCGGCGGGATCCTCGCGGTCGGTCAGGGCTCGACCCGCCCGCCGCGGTTCATCCGGCTGGACTACGCCCCCGCCGGTTCCGGCAAGGACACGCCGTACGTCGTGCTCGTCGGCAAGGGCATCACGTACGACACCGGCGGCCTGTCGCTGAAGCCGCGCGAGGGCATGGTGTCGATGAAGCGCGACATGACCGGCGGCGGCTCGGTGATCGCGACCATGTCGGCGCTCCGCGACCTCGGTGCGAACGTCCGCGTGACCGGCCTGGTCTGCGCGGCGGAGAACATGCCGTCGGGTACGGCGTACCGCCCGGACGACGTGATCCGGCACTTCGGCGGTCGCACCACCGAGGTGAAGAACACCGACGCCGAGGGTCGGCTGGTGCTCGCGGACGGTCTCGCGTACGCCGTCCAGGAGCTGAAGCCGGACGTCCTCGTCGACATCGCCACGCTGACCGGCGCGATCAAGGTGTCGCTCGGCGCGATGCTGTACGGCGGGCTGTTCGCGACCGACGACGCGCTCGCGGACAACCTCGCCGACGCCGGCCGGGTCTCCGGTGAGGAGCTGTGGCGGATGCCGCTGCCGGCCGAGTACGAGGAGCTGATCGCGACCCCGGTCGCGGACTCGGTGAACAGCTCGAAGGGCCCGGGGTCGATCACCGCAGCCCTGTTCCTGAAGGCGTTCGCGGGCGACGTCCCGTGGGCGCACCTGGACCTGTCGTCGATCGCGGAGTCGCCGCGGGACCGCTTCGAGTACTCGACCGGCGCGACCGGGGCCGGCGCGCGGCTGCTCGGCACCTGGCTGGCCTCCGACGCGCCGACCTCGGGCATCAGCTGA
- a CDS encoding alpha/beta hydrolase, protein MLKTAASTTHQPPLGVRLVYALRKEPDYRTMSPADLAAFGEVANRIVTSRFAHLLTGFPHSGVTIGWQQVQLPDRTIRVRVYRPDSQAKLPLVLHVHGGGYVGTAVQCDWINSHLAARASAVVVSVEHRLMDHDTPLAAIVDDGWDVLRYVFQHAADWGIDPTRVAVAGESAGSMVAALSALRARDAGLSLRAQVLVNPCVDVTSTALDYDSVSQYPETPTLTREGLEFFRRLAVPEGTDPRSLSPLYADELGGLPPTLVVIPVLDPVADHGRVYADRLRAAGTTVEVSEYAKAGHAFISMPGLVPQAKPARDRIVDFLCARFR, encoded by the coding sequence ATGCTCAAGACCGCCGCCAGCACGACGCACCAGCCGCCGCTGGGTGTTCGCCTGGTCTACGCGCTCCGCAAGGAGCCCGACTACCGCACGATGTCGCCCGCGGACCTGGCCGCGTTCGGCGAGGTCGCGAACCGGATCGTCACCTCCCGGTTCGCCCACCTGCTGACGGGCTTCCCGCACAGCGGCGTGACGATCGGCTGGCAGCAGGTCCAGCTCCCCGACCGCACGATCCGGGTCCGGGTCTACCGCCCGGACAGCCAGGCAAAACTCCCGCTCGTACTGCACGTCCACGGCGGCGGTTACGTCGGTACGGCGGTGCAGTGCGACTGGATCAACAGCCACCTGGCCGCCCGCGCGTCAGCGGTGGTGGTGTCCGTGGAGCACCGGCTGATGGACCACGACACCCCGCTGGCCGCGATCGTCGACGACGGCTGGGACGTCCTGCGGTACGTGTTCCAGCACGCGGCGGACTGGGGTATCGACCCGACCCGGGTGGCGGTCGCCGGCGAGAGCGCCGGGTCGATGGTCGCGGCGCTCTCCGCGCTCCGGGCCCGGGACGCCGGCCTGTCGTTGCGGGCGCAGGTGCTGGTCAACCCCTGCGTCGACGTGACCTCGACGGCGCTCGACTACGACTCGGTGTCGCAGTACCCGGAGACGCCGACGCTCACCCGCGAGGGCCTCGAGTTCTTCCGGCGCCTCGCCGTACCAGAGGGCACCGATCCGCGGTCGTTGTCCCCGCTGTACGCCGACGAGCTGGGCGGGCTGCCGCCGACGCTCGTGGTGATCCCGGTGCTCGACCCGGTCGCGGACCACGGCCGGGTGTACGCCGACCGGCTGCGCGCGGCGGGGACCACGGTCGAGGTGAGCGAGTACGCGAAGGCCGGGCACGCGTTCATCAGCATGCCCGGCCTGGTACCGCAGGCGAAACCGGCCCGGGACCGGATCGTCGACTTCCTCTGCGCGAGGTTCAGGTAA